The proteins below are encoded in one region of Triticum aestivum cultivar Chinese Spring chromosome 1B, IWGSC CS RefSeq v2.1, whole genome shotgun sequence:
- the LOC123121193 gene encoding exportin-4 isoform X2 encodes MQGFPGGVPDPQQLQATMLAIEQACSLIQVHMNPAEAEKVLSSLHSSLMPYQACRFILETSLMPNARFQAAGAIGDAAIREWGILTDDNKRSLILYCLNYVMEHAGSPDGYVQSKVSAVAARLLKRGWLEFPDQEKGAIFFEVEQSIRGMHGPNRQFAGINFLETLVSEFSPSTASSMGLPKEFHDQCQLSLEVKFLKDFYCWAQAAVFNTADEILNSNVTIPEEKACSAALRLMLQILSWSFKPTLEHENLDARIKSGLRSDAINLRKFERSLVKPGSLWTDILISSAHTTWVLNFYTTLRQKYSYDTLWGDSPIAVSCRQLIVQLCSLAGAVFPNDNGDAQIEHFMHILSAVILWIEPPNVIAESIRNGGSESEFIDGCHVLLSVASLTSSSLFDNLLKSIRQYGTINLLSALTSEAVKSVLDNQNEEETWGSDALDILLETWNVILGEACADKSPMSADGALAASNLFKIIVESHLKAAADSAFEDSDDAEYFHVSVSKRDEQLALYALIARAAADTTIPFLEQLFSERFARLSQRDVENDPTRTLEELYWLLLITSHVLTDSGEGETLLIPEALQAGFTNVVEVAQHPVVTLSWSIINFSRQCLDPGIRGRYFSPRLMEAVIWFLARWVATYLVPLDVSREIDSVGRHGSQHSRKLLNSFAWDNNQGELVLDFVVLMSMVALTTYQGEIELQTLTCQKLLASVVRRKHTCAYVVQLDSWRDLTRAFASGRSLFSLSGRLQRSLAETLACAASCIKDPEASVQYLRDLMGPVTGCLVENASRSDLKSVAHQPDVIYMVCCLLERLRGAARATQPRTQKVLFEMGHTVMNSLLTLLEVYKNQSEVIYMILKFVVDFIDGQAVFLDGKETSVLMSFCLRLLQIYSSHNIGKVMLSLSSTLRSESQSEKYKDLRALLRLLTNICSKDLVGFLSDSNIEGSPDIAEVIYVGLDIVTPLISLDLLKYPKLSRDYFVLMSHLLEVYPEKVAHLNRDAFGRITGSLEFGLRSQDGDVVERCLTAVNALASYHFKERLGGRGGLGSQVMESDGSNGKLQESISSHFLRLLLQLLLFEDFRMELAGSAADALLPLLFCEQELYQRLVHELLEKEQNPTVKSRLALAFHNLTSSNNLSSTLDRPNRQKFRKNLRVFLGEVSGFMQIK; translated from the exons ATGCAGGGCTTCCCCGGCGGCGTCCCCGATCCGCAGCAGCTCCAGGCCACCATGCTCGCCATCGAGCAGGCCTGCTCCCTCATCCAG GTGCACATGAATCCGGCTGAAGCGGAAAAAGTTCTAAGTTCACTCCATTCATCGCTGATGCCTTATCAAGCATGCAGATTTATTCTTG AGACATCCCTAATGCCAAATGCGAGATTCCAAGCTGCTGGAGCAATTGGTGATGCTGCAATAAGGGAGTGGGGAATTTTAACAGATGACAACAAAAGAAGCCTAATACT ATATTGTTTGAACTACGTTATGGAGCATGCAGGTTCCCCTGATGGCTACGTGCAATCAAAAGTTTCTGCTGTGGCAGCTAGGTTACTAAAAAGAGGCTG GCTTGAGTTTCCGGACCAAGAAAAAGGCGCTATCTTCTTTGAG GTTGAACAGTCCATCCGGGGCATGCATGGGCCTAATCGACAGTTTGCTGGGATCAACTTCTTAGAAACCTTG GTTTCAGAGTTTTCCCCTTCCACTGCTTCTTCTATGGGCCTGCCTAAGGAGTTCCATGACCAATGCCAATTGTCACTTGAAGTGAAGTTTCTGAAG GACTTCTATTGCTGGGCACAAGCTGCTGTATTCAATACCGCAGACGAAATCTTGAATTCAAATGTAACTATACCCGAGGAGAAAGCATGTTCGGCGGCATTGcgcctcatgcttcaaattttaaGCTGGAGCTTCAAGCCAACTTTGGAACATGAGAATTTAGATGCCAGAATAAAATCTGGTTTGAGGAGCGATGCCATAAATCTGAGGAAATTCGAACGTTCATTGGTGAAG CCAGGGTCTTTGTGGACTGATATTCTTATATCAAGTGCGCATACTACCTGGGTTTTGAACTTCTATACTACCCTGCGTCAGAAGTACTCGTATGATACACTATGGGGTGATTCTCCTATTGCTGTCTCTTGCAGACAGCTCATAGTGCAATTATGCTCCTTGGCAGGCGCTGTTTTTCCTAATG ATAATGGAGATGCACAAATTGAACACTTTATGCACATACTATCCGCTGTTATCTTGTGGATTGAACCTCCGAATGTCATTGCGGAATCAATTCGAAATGGAGGAAGTGAAAG TGAGTTCATAGATGGTTGCCATGTCCTGCTTTCAGTGGCATCTTTGACTAGTAGCTCACTTTTTGACAACCTCCTGAAATCGATAAG ACAATATGGCACAATTAACCTGCTTTCCGCTTTGACATCCGAAGCTGTCAAGTCTGTTCTGGATAACCAGAATGAAGAAGAAACATGGGGTTCAGATGCTCTAGATATATTGTTAGAAACATGGAATGTTATTCTGGGG GAAGCTTGTGCTGATAAAAGTCCTATGTCAGCTGATGGAGCACTTGCAGCTTCAAATTTGTTTAAGATAATTGTGGAGTCACATTTGAAGG CTGCTGCTGATTCTGCATTTGAGGATAGTGACGATGCTGAATACTTTCATGTTTCTGTTTCAA AGCGTGATGAGCAGTTggccttgtatgctctgattgcACGAGCAGCTGCTGACACCACCATACCCTTTCTTGAGCAACTATTTTCTGAGCGATTTGCACGGCTAAGTCAG AGAGATGTCGAAAATGATCCCACTCGAACATTGGAGGAGCTGTATTGGCTGTTGCTGATTACCAGTCATGTCCTAACTGACTCAGGCGAAGGAGAAACACTGCTT ATTCCTGAAGCTTTGCAGGCGGGATTCACCAATGTAGTTGAAGTAGCTCAACATCCTGTAGTTACGTTGTCATG gTCTATAATAAATTTTTCAAGGCAATGTCTAGACCCAGGAATTAGAGGGAGGTACTTCAGTCCCCGGCTCATGGAG GCGGTGATTTGGTTCCTGGCCAGATGGGTTGCAACCTATTTAGTACCACTTGATGTGAGTAGAGAAATTGACAGTGTGGGTAGACATGGATCCCAGCATTCTAGAAAATTGCTAAACAGTTTTGCGTGGGACAATAACCAAGGGGAACTTGTTCTTGATTTTGTTGTTCTCATGTCAATGGTGGCACTTACTACATATCAGGGCGAAATTGAGCTGCAG ACACTTACATGCCAAAAACTACTTGCTTCAGTTGTTCGACGGAAACACACATGTGCTTATGTTGTTCAGTTG GACTCATGGCGTGACCTTACAAGGGCTTTTGCAAGTGGGCGTTCTTTATTTTCATTGAGTGGACGTTTACAG AGATCTCTAGCAGAAACACTTGCATGTGCAGCTTCCTGCATCAAAGATCCCGAAGCATCTGTGCA GTATTTGAGAGACCTCATGGGACCAGTCACAGGATGCCTAGTAGAAAATGCTAGTAGGAGTGATCTTAAATCTGTTGCACATCAACCAGATGTTATCTACATG GTCTGTTGCCTATTGGAACGGCTAAGAGGAGCTGCTAGAGCTACTCAGCCTCGCACTCAAAAGGTTCTGTTTGAGATGGGTCATACTGTGATGAACTCACTCTTGACTCTTCTGGAGGTGTACAAAAATCAG TCTGAAGTCATATACATGATACTCAAGTTTGTGGTTGACTTCATTGATGGTCAAGCTGTATTCCTGGATGGTAAGGAGACATCAGTTTTGATGAGCTTTTGCTTACGTCTGCTCCAGATATACTCCTCTCATAATATTGGAAAG GTAATGCTCTCGCTTTCTTCAACTCTGCGAAGTGAATCACAATCCGAAAAGTACAAGGATCTGCGTGCTTTGCTTCGGCTTTTAACAAATATCTGCTCAAAGGATTTG GTGGGTTTCTTATCCGATAGCAACATTGAAGGCTCCCCAGATATTGCAGAG GTCATCTATGTTGGTCTTGATATTGTGACTCCCTTGATATCTTTGGATCTTCTCAAGTACCCTAAACTAAGTCGTGAT TATTTTGTACTTATGTCGCACTTGTTGGAAGTGTACCCTGAGAAGGTTGCTCACTTAAACAGGGATGCTTTTGGAAGAATTACTGGTAGTCTTGAATTTGGCCTGCGTAGTCAG GATGGCGATGTTGTTGAGAGGTGCCTCACAGCAGTAAATGCCCTTGCCTCGTACCATTTCAAAGAAAGACTTGGAGGCAGAGGAGGGCTTGGCTCGCAGGTTATGGAATCTGACGGATCGAATGGCAAACTTCAGGAAAGCATATCAAGTCACTTCTTGAGGCTTCTCCTGCAACTACTTCTGTTTGAAGATTTTAG AATGGAACTAGCAGGTTCTGCTGCAGATGCTTTGCTTCCTTTACTTTTTTGTGAACAGGAGTTATATCAG AGGCTGGTCCATGAGTTGCTTGAGAAAGAGCAGAATCCGACTGTAAAATCAAGGCTGGCACTTGCTTTCCATAACCTGACAAGTTCAAACAATCTCTCAAGCACCCTTGACCGGCCAAACAGGCAGAAATTCCGGAAAAATCTCCGTGTTTTCTTAGGCGAGGTCTCGGGCTTCATGCAGATAAAGTAG
- the LOC123121193 gene encoding exportin-4 isoform X1 codes for MQGFPGGVPDPQQLQATMLAIEQACSLIQVHMNPAEAEKVLSSLHSSLMPYQACRFILETSLMPNARFQAAGAIGDAAIREWGILTDDNKRSLILYCLNYVMEHAGSPDGYVQSKVSAVAARLLKRGWLEFPDQEKGAIFFEVEQSIRGMHGPNRQFAGINFLETLVSEFSPSTASSMGLPKEFHDQCQLSLEVKFLKDFYCWAQAAVFNTADEILNSNVTIPEEKACSAALRLMLQILSWSFKPTLEHENLDARIKSGLRSDAINLRKFERSLVKPGSLWTDILISSAHTTWVLNFYTTLRQKYSYDTLWGDSPIAVSCRQLIVQLCSLAGAVFPNDNGDAQIEHFMHILSAVILWIEPPNVIAESIRNGGSESEFIDGCHVLLSVASLTSSSLFDNLLKSIRQYGTINLLSALTSEAVKSVLDNQNEEETWGSDALDILLETWNVILGEACADKSPMSADGALAASNLFKIIVESHLKAAADSAFEDSDDAEYFHVSVSKRDEQLALYALIARAAADTTIPFLEQLFSERFARLSQQRDVENDPTRTLEELYWLLLITSHVLTDSGEGETLLIPEALQAGFTNVVEVAQHPVVTLSWSIINFSRQCLDPGIRGRYFSPRLMEAVIWFLARWVATYLVPLDVSREIDSVGRHGSQHSRKLLNSFAWDNNQGELVLDFVVLMSMVALTTYQGEIELQTLTCQKLLASVVRRKHTCAYVVQLDSWRDLTRAFASGRSLFSLSGRLQRSLAETLACAASCIKDPEASVQYLRDLMGPVTGCLVENASRSDLKSVAHQPDVIYMVCCLLERLRGAARATQPRTQKVLFEMGHTVMNSLLTLLEVYKNQSEVIYMILKFVVDFIDGQAVFLDGKETSVLMSFCLRLLQIYSSHNIGKVMLSLSSTLRSESQSEKYKDLRALLRLLTNICSKDLVGFLSDSNIEGSPDIAEVIYVGLDIVTPLISLDLLKYPKLSRDYFVLMSHLLEVYPEKVAHLNRDAFGRITGSLEFGLRSQDGDVVERCLTAVNALASYHFKERLGGRGGLGSQVMESDGSNGKLQESISSHFLRLLLQLLLFEDFRMELAGSAADALLPLLFCEQELYQRLVHELLEKEQNPTVKSRLALAFHNLTSSNNLSSTLDRPNRQKFRKNLRVFLGEVSGFMQIK; via the exons ATGCAGGGCTTCCCCGGCGGCGTCCCCGATCCGCAGCAGCTCCAGGCCACCATGCTCGCCATCGAGCAGGCCTGCTCCCTCATCCAG GTGCACATGAATCCGGCTGAAGCGGAAAAAGTTCTAAGTTCACTCCATTCATCGCTGATGCCTTATCAAGCATGCAGATTTATTCTTG AGACATCCCTAATGCCAAATGCGAGATTCCAAGCTGCTGGAGCAATTGGTGATGCTGCAATAAGGGAGTGGGGAATTTTAACAGATGACAACAAAAGAAGCCTAATACT ATATTGTTTGAACTACGTTATGGAGCATGCAGGTTCCCCTGATGGCTACGTGCAATCAAAAGTTTCTGCTGTGGCAGCTAGGTTACTAAAAAGAGGCTG GCTTGAGTTTCCGGACCAAGAAAAAGGCGCTATCTTCTTTGAG GTTGAACAGTCCATCCGGGGCATGCATGGGCCTAATCGACAGTTTGCTGGGATCAACTTCTTAGAAACCTTG GTTTCAGAGTTTTCCCCTTCCACTGCTTCTTCTATGGGCCTGCCTAAGGAGTTCCATGACCAATGCCAATTGTCACTTGAAGTGAAGTTTCTGAAG GACTTCTATTGCTGGGCACAAGCTGCTGTATTCAATACCGCAGACGAAATCTTGAATTCAAATGTAACTATACCCGAGGAGAAAGCATGTTCGGCGGCATTGcgcctcatgcttcaaattttaaGCTGGAGCTTCAAGCCAACTTTGGAACATGAGAATTTAGATGCCAGAATAAAATCTGGTTTGAGGAGCGATGCCATAAATCTGAGGAAATTCGAACGTTCATTGGTGAAG CCAGGGTCTTTGTGGACTGATATTCTTATATCAAGTGCGCATACTACCTGGGTTTTGAACTTCTATACTACCCTGCGTCAGAAGTACTCGTATGATACACTATGGGGTGATTCTCCTATTGCTGTCTCTTGCAGACAGCTCATAGTGCAATTATGCTCCTTGGCAGGCGCTGTTTTTCCTAATG ATAATGGAGATGCACAAATTGAACACTTTATGCACATACTATCCGCTGTTATCTTGTGGATTGAACCTCCGAATGTCATTGCGGAATCAATTCGAAATGGAGGAAGTGAAAG TGAGTTCATAGATGGTTGCCATGTCCTGCTTTCAGTGGCATCTTTGACTAGTAGCTCACTTTTTGACAACCTCCTGAAATCGATAAG ACAATATGGCACAATTAACCTGCTTTCCGCTTTGACATCCGAAGCTGTCAAGTCTGTTCTGGATAACCAGAATGAAGAAGAAACATGGGGTTCAGATGCTCTAGATATATTGTTAGAAACATGGAATGTTATTCTGGGG GAAGCTTGTGCTGATAAAAGTCCTATGTCAGCTGATGGAGCACTTGCAGCTTCAAATTTGTTTAAGATAATTGTGGAGTCACATTTGAAGG CTGCTGCTGATTCTGCATTTGAGGATAGTGACGATGCTGAATACTTTCATGTTTCTGTTTCAA AGCGTGATGAGCAGTTggccttgtatgctctgattgcACGAGCAGCTGCTGACACCACCATACCCTTTCTTGAGCAACTATTTTCTGAGCGATTTGCACGGCTAAGTCAG CAGAGAGATGTCGAAAATGATCCCACTCGAACATTGGAGGAGCTGTATTGGCTGTTGCTGATTACCAGTCATGTCCTAACTGACTCAGGCGAAGGAGAAACACTGCTT ATTCCTGAAGCTTTGCAGGCGGGATTCACCAATGTAGTTGAAGTAGCTCAACATCCTGTAGTTACGTTGTCATG gTCTATAATAAATTTTTCAAGGCAATGTCTAGACCCAGGAATTAGAGGGAGGTACTTCAGTCCCCGGCTCATGGAG GCGGTGATTTGGTTCCTGGCCAGATGGGTTGCAACCTATTTAGTACCACTTGATGTGAGTAGAGAAATTGACAGTGTGGGTAGACATGGATCCCAGCATTCTAGAAAATTGCTAAACAGTTTTGCGTGGGACAATAACCAAGGGGAACTTGTTCTTGATTTTGTTGTTCTCATGTCAATGGTGGCACTTACTACATATCAGGGCGAAATTGAGCTGCAG ACACTTACATGCCAAAAACTACTTGCTTCAGTTGTTCGACGGAAACACACATGTGCTTATGTTGTTCAGTTG GACTCATGGCGTGACCTTACAAGGGCTTTTGCAAGTGGGCGTTCTTTATTTTCATTGAGTGGACGTTTACAG AGATCTCTAGCAGAAACACTTGCATGTGCAGCTTCCTGCATCAAAGATCCCGAAGCATCTGTGCA GTATTTGAGAGACCTCATGGGACCAGTCACAGGATGCCTAGTAGAAAATGCTAGTAGGAGTGATCTTAAATCTGTTGCACATCAACCAGATGTTATCTACATG GTCTGTTGCCTATTGGAACGGCTAAGAGGAGCTGCTAGAGCTACTCAGCCTCGCACTCAAAAGGTTCTGTTTGAGATGGGTCATACTGTGATGAACTCACTCTTGACTCTTCTGGAGGTGTACAAAAATCAG TCTGAAGTCATATACATGATACTCAAGTTTGTGGTTGACTTCATTGATGGTCAAGCTGTATTCCTGGATGGTAAGGAGACATCAGTTTTGATGAGCTTTTGCTTACGTCTGCTCCAGATATACTCCTCTCATAATATTGGAAAG GTAATGCTCTCGCTTTCTTCAACTCTGCGAAGTGAATCACAATCCGAAAAGTACAAGGATCTGCGTGCTTTGCTTCGGCTTTTAACAAATATCTGCTCAAAGGATTTG GTGGGTTTCTTATCCGATAGCAACATTGAAGGCTCCCCAGATATTGCAGAG GTCATCTATGTTGGTCTTGATATTGTGACTCCCTTGATATCTTTGGATCTTCTCAAGTACCCTAAACTAAGTCGTGAT TATTTTGTACTTATGTCGCACTTGTTGGAAGTGTACCCTGAGAAGGTTGCTCACTTAAACAGGGATGCTTTTGGAAGAATTACTGGTAGTCTTGAATTTGGCCTGCGTAGTCAG GATGGCGATGTTGTTGAGAGGTGCCTCACAGCAGTAAATGCCCTTGCCTCGTACCATTTCAAAGAAAGACTTGGAGGCAGAGGAGGGCTTGGCTCGCAGGTTATGGAATCTGACGGATCGAATGGCAAACTTCAGGAAAGCATATCAAGTCACTTCTTGAGGCTTCTCCTGCAACTACTTCTGTTTGAAGATTTTAG AATGGAACTAGCAGGTTCTGCTGCAGATGCTTTGCTTCCTTTACTTTTTTGTGAACAGGAGTTATATCAG AGGCTGGTCCATGAGTTGCTTGAGAAAGAGCAGAATCCGACTGTAAAATCAAGGCTGGCACTTGCTTTCCATAACCTGACAAGTTCAAACAATCTCTCAAGCACCCTTGACCGGCCAAACAGGCAGAAATTCCGGAAAAATCTCCGTGTTTTCTTAGGCGAGGTCTCGGGCTTCATGCAGATAAAGTAG